A window from Vigna angularis cultivar LongXiaoDou No.4 chromosome 7, ASM1680809v1, whole genome shotgun sequence encodes these proteins:
- the LOC108337361 gene encoding uncharacterized protein LOC108337361 isoform X1 has protein sequence MDPQVWHKVAAISGVAALGLGTYGAHVFKPQNPAYKEVWHTASLYHLVHTAALVAAPITKHPTVFGGLLTTGILAFSGTCYTVALLEDRKHSTLAPFGGFAFIAAWVVRDLEISVSTDDVLKGFLLTVELDSMSLAEGGKSKTLYNIVF, from the exons ATGGATCCTCAGGTGTGGCACAAAGTTGCAGCGATTTCAG GTGTTGCAGCACTTGGATTGGGAACCTATGGTGCTCACGTTTTCAAACCCCAAAACCCTGCTTACAAAGAA GTTTGGCACACAGCATCGCTTTACCATTTGGTTCACACCGCTGCGTTAGTTGCCGCCCCAATTACAAAACACCCCACTGTT TTTGGAGGCCTTCTAACAACTGGGATCTTGGCCTTCTCTGGGAC GTGCTATACTGTTGCACTTCTTGAAGACAGAAAACATTCAACTTTGGCTCCATTTGGTGGCTTTGCGTTTATAGCAGCTTGGG TGGTTCGTGATCTTGAAATCAGTGTTTCTACCGATGATGTTCTTAAAGGTTTTCTGTTAACTGTTGAACTTGACTCCATGTCCTTAGCTGAAGGGGGCAAAAGCAAGACTTTATATAACATTGTTTTCtga
- the LOC108338447 gene encoding vacuolar protein sorting-associated protein 29: MVLVLALGDLHIPHRAPDLPAKFKSMLVPGKIQHIICTGNLCVKEIHDYLKTLCPDLHITRGEYDEETKYPETKTLTIGQFKLGLCHGHQVIPWGDLDSLAMLQRQLDVDILVTGHTHQFTAYKHEGGVVINPGSATGAYSSITYDVNPSFVLMDIDGLRVVVYVYELIDGEVKVDKIDFKKTTTSHSAH, from the exons ATGGTGCTTGTTTTAGCCCTGGGGGATTTGCACATACCCCACAGGGCACCTGATCTTCCTGCAAAGTTCAAATCCATGCTTGTCCCTGGCAAGATCCAACACATAATTTGTACTGGAAATTTATGTGTTAAA GAAATTCATGACTACTTAAAGACTCTTTGTCCAGACTTGCATATAACCCGCGGTGAGTATGATGAAGAGACGAAATATCCAGAGACCAAAACACTAACCATTGGCCAATTTAAGCTCGGACTATGCCATGGTCATCAG GTTATTCCATGGGGAGACCTAGACTCACTGGCAATGCTACAGAGGCAGCTGGATGTAGACATCCTTGTCACAGGTCACACCCATCAATTTACAGCTTACAAACACGAGGGAGGTGTGGTTATAAATCCAGGTTCTGCAACAGGTGCCTACAGCAGTATCACTTATGACGTGAACCCAAGCTTTGTCCTTATGGATATCGATGGTCTGCGAGTTGTGGTTTATGTATATGAACTTATCGATGGAGAGGTTAAGGTTGATAAGAttgattttaagaaaacaacTACCAGCCACTCTGCCCATTAA
- the LOC108338027 gene encoding 1-aminocyclopropane-1-carboxylate oxidase, whose protein sequence is MEKFPVINLANINGEEKKATLEQIEDACQNWGFFELVNHGIPHELLDRVERLTKEHYRKCMEKRFNEAVGSKGLERVQDELKDMDWESTFFLRHLPTSNISEIPDLTEEYRDAMKEFAEKLEKLAEELLDMLCENLGLEKGYLKRAFYGSRGPNFGTKVANYPACPKPELVKGLRAHTDAGGIILLLQDDKVSGLQLLKDGKWVDVPPMRHSIVVNLGDQIEVISNGKYKSVEHRVIARSDGTRMSVASFYNPGSDAVIYPAPPLLEKEAKETEVVYPKFVFEDYMKLYATLKFQPKEPRFQAFNALNSS, encoded by the exons aTGGAGAAGTTTCCCGTGATCAACTTGGCGAATATCAACGGTGAGGAGAAGAAGGCTACGCTAGAGCAGATCGAAGATGCTTGCCAAAACTGGGGATTTTTTGAG TTGGTGAATCACGGAATACCCCACGAACTTCTTGATAGGGTGGAAAGGTTAACAAAAGAGCATTATAGGAAATGCATGGAGAAGAGGTTCAACGAGGCTGTGGGAAGCAAGGGGTTAGAGCGTGTCCAAGACGAATTGAAGGACATGGACTGGGAGAGCACCTTCTTCTTGCGCCATCTTCCAACGTCCAACATCTCTGAAATCCCTGATCTCACAGAAGAGTACAG GGATGCAATGAAGGAATTTGCAGAGAAATTGGAGAAACTGGCAGAGGAGTTGCTGGATATGCTGTGTGAAAATCTTGGATTGGAGAAGGGGTACTTGAAGAGGGCGTTTTATGGATCAAGAGGTCCTAATTTTGGGACAAAGGTGGCAAACTACCCTGCGTGTCCAAAGCCAGAATTGGTGAAGGGTCTTCGTGCCCATACAGATGCGGGTGGGATAATCCTTCTCCTGCAAGACGACAAGGTGAGTGGCCTTCAGCTTCTCAAAGATGGGAAATGGGTGGACGTACCTCCGATGCGTCATTCCATTGTTGTTAACCTTGGCGACCAGATTGAG GTAATAAGCAATGGGAAATACAAGAGTGTAGAACATCGTGTGATTGCTCGAAGTGATGGAACGAGAATGTCGGTGGCGTCATTCTACAACCCTGGCAGTGATGCTGTTATCTATCCTGCACCACCATTGTTGGAGAAAGAGGCAAAGGAGACAGAGGTTGTGTACCCTAAATTTGTGTTTGAGGATTACATGAAGCTCTATGCTACGCTCAAGTTCCAACCAAAGGAGCCTAGATTTCAAGCCTTCAACGCTCTCAACTCCTCTTAG
- the LOC108338025 gene encoding 1-aminocyclopropane-1-carboxylate oxidase 4 isoform X1: protein MHKQTHIHQDYLFEQKKEKAREMEKFPVINLANINGEEKKGTLEQIEDACQNWGFFELVNHGIPHELLDRVERLTKEHYRKCMEKRFNEAVGSKGLECVEDELKDMDWESTFFLRHLPTSNISEIPDLTKEYRDAMKEFAEKLEKLAEELLDMLCENLGLEKGYLKRAFYGSRGPNFGTKVANYPACPKPELVKGLRAHTDAGGIILLLQDDKVSGLQLLKDGKWVDVPPMRHSIVVNLGDQIEVISNGKYKSVEHRVIARSDGTRMSVASFYNPGSDAVIYPAPPLLEAKEAEVVYPKFVFEDYMKLYATLKFQPKEPRFQAFNALNSS, encoded by the exons ATgcacaaacaaacacatataCATCAAGATTACTTATTCgaacaaaagaaagagaaggcGCGAGAGATGGAGAAGTTTCCCGTGATCAACTTGGCGAATATCAACGGTGAGGAGAAGAAAGGTACCCTAGAGCAGATCGAAGATGCTTGCCAAAACTGGGGATTTTTTGAG TTGGTGAATCACGGAATACCCCACGAACTTCTTGATAGGGTGGAAAGGTTAACAAAAGAGCATTATAGGAAATGCATGGAGAAGAGGTTCAACGAGGCTGTGGGAAGCAAGGGGTTAGAGTGTGTGGAAGACGAATTGAAGGACATGGACTGGGAGAGCACCTTCTTCTTGCGCCATCTTCCAACGTCCAACATCTCTGAAATCCCTGATCTCACCAAGGAGTACAG GGATGCAATGAAGGAATTTGCAGAGAAATTGGAGAAACTGGCAGAGGAGTTGCTGGATATGCTGTGTGAAAATCTTGGATTGGAGAAGGGGTACTTGAAGAGGGCGTTTTATGGATCAAGAGGTCCTAATTTTGGGACAAAGGTGGCAAACTACCCTGCGTGTCCAAAGCCAGAATTGGTGAAGGGTCTTCGTGCCCATACAGATGCGGGTGGGATAATCCTTCTCTTGCAAGACGACAAGGTGAGTGGCCTTCAGCTTCTCAAAGATGGGAAATGGGTGGATGTGCCTCCGATGCGCCATTCCATTGTTGTTAACCTTGGCGACCAGATTGAG GTAATAAGCAATGGGAAATACAAGAGTGTGGAGCATCGTGTGATTGCTCGAAGTGATGGAACGAGAATGTCGGTGGCGTCATTCTACAACCCTGGCAGTGACGCTGTTATCTACCCTGCACCACCATTGTTGGAGGCAAAGGAGGCAGAGGTTGTGTACCCTAAATTTGTGTTCGAGGATTACATGAAGCTCTATGCTACGCTCAAGTTCCAACCAAAGGAGCCTAGATTTCAAGCCTTCAACGCTCTCAACTCTTCTTAG
- the LOC108338025 gene encoding 1-aminocyclopropane-1-carboxylate oxidase 4 isoform X2, producing MEKRFNEAVGSKGLECVEDELKDMDWESTFFLRHLPTSNISEIPDLTKEYRDAMKEFAEKLEKLAEELLDMLCENLGLEKGYLKRAFYGSRGPNFGTKVANYPACPKPELVKGLRAHTDAGGIILLLQDDKVSGLQLLKDGKWVDVPPMRHSIVVNLGDQIEVISNGKYKSVEHRVIARSDGTRMSVASFYNPGSDAVIYPAPPLLEAKEAEVVYPKFVFEDYMKLYATLKFQPKEPRFQAFNALNSS from the exons ATGGAGAAGAGGTTCAACGAGGCTGTGGGAAGCAAGGGGTTAGAGTGTGTGGAAGACGAATTGAAGGACATGGACTGGGAGAGCACCTTCTTCTTGCGCCATCTTCCAACGTCCAACATCTCTGAAATCCCTGATCTCACCAAGGAGTACAG GGATGCAATGAAGGAATTTGCAGAGAAATTGGAGAAACTGGCAGAGGAGTTGCTGGATATGCTGTGTGAAAATCTTGGATTGGAGAAGGGGTACTTGAAGAGGGCGTTTTATGGATCAAGAGGTCCTAATTTTGGGACAAAGGTGGCAAACTACCCTGCGTGTCCAAAGCCAGAATTGGTGAAGGGTCTTCGTGCCCATACAGATGCGGGTGGGATAATCCTTCTCTTGCAAGACGACAAGGTGAGTGGCCTTCAGCTTCTCAAAGATGGGAAATGGGTGGATGTGCCTCCGATGCGCCATTCCATTGTTGTTAACCTTGGCGACCAGATTGAG GTAATAAGCAATGGGAAATACAAGAGTGTGGAGCATCGTGTGATTGCTCGAAGTGATGGAACGAGAATGTCGGTGGCGTCATTCTACAACCCTGGCAGTGACGCTGTTATCTACCCTGCACCACCATTGTTGGAGGCAAAGGAGGCAGAGGTTGTGTACCCTAAATTTGTGTTCGAGGATTACATGAAGCTCTATGCTACGCTCAAGTTCCAACCAAAGGAGCCTAGATTTCAAGCCTTCAACGCTCTCAACTCTTCTTAG
- the LOC108336474 gene encoding TMV resistance protein N-like has protein sequence MDIPCFFEFSRWTYHVFTDHLYVALVRKGMITFRDDKNLEKGDKIDKELFKAIKESLGAIVILSENYASSSWCLDELNKILESNRALGRKVFPVFCGVSPSEVQHQTTKSFEEAFQKHERRFEKDTEKLQQWRDSLKEVSQIAGWESKNYQHQTELIENIVESVWTKLRPEMPSFNDGLVGINSRVKKMDSLLRIESKDDARFIGIWGMGGIGKTTLARVVFRKI, from the exons ATGGACATACCATGTTTTTTTGAGTTTTCGAGATGGACATACCATGTTTTTACAGATCACTTGTACGTTGCGTTGGTGAGAAAGGGAATGATAACTTTCCGAGATGACAAAAATCTAGAGAAAGGAGATAAGATAGATAAAGAACTATTTAAAGCAATTAAAGAGTCCCTCGGGGCCATTGTGATTCTCTCTGAGAACTATGCCTCTTCCTCTTGGTGTTTGGATGAGCTCAACAAAATTCTGGAATCAAATAGAGCTCTGGGGAGAAAAGTTTTCCCAGTTTTCTGTGGGGTTAGTCCTAGTGAGGTTCAGCACCAGACAACAAAGAGTTTTGAAGAGGCTTTTCAGAAACATGAAAGAAGATTTGAGAAAGACACAGAAAAGCTGCAACAATGGAGAGATTCCTTGAAGGAGGTTAGCCAAATTGCTGGCTGGGAGTCCAAAAATTACCA GCATCAAACGGAGCTCATTGAAAACATTGTTGAATCGGTATGGACAAAGCTACGTCCTGAAATGCCATCTTTCAATGATGGGTTAGTCGGAATTAACTCAAGGGTTAAGAAAATGGACTCACTTTTAAGGATAGAATCGAAGGATGACGCTCGCTTTATCGGAATATGGGGCATGGGTGGCATTGGAAAGACAACCCTAGCGAGAGTTGTCTTCAGGAAAATCTAG
- the LOC108337361 gene encoding uncharacterized protein LOC108337361 isoform X2, translating to MDPQVWHKVAAISGVAALGLGTYGAHVFKPQNPAYKEVWHTASLYHLVHTAALVAAPITKHPTVFGGLLTTGILAFSGTCYTVALLEDRKHSTLAPFGGFAFIAAWGSLFF from the exons ATGGATCCTCAGGTGTGGCACAAAGTTGCAGCGATTTCAG GTGTTGCAGCACTTGGATTGGGAACCTATGGTGCTCACGTTTTCAAACCCCAAAACCCTGCTTACAAAGAA GTTTGGCACACAGCATCGCTTTACCATTTGGTTCACACCGCTGCGTTAGTTGCCGCCCCAATTACAAAACACCCCACTGTT TTTGGAGGCCTTCTAACAACTGGGATCTTGGCCTTCTCTGGGAC GTGCTATACTGTTGCACTTCTTGAAGACAGAAAACATTCAACTTTGGCTCCATTTGGTGGCTTTGCGTTTATAGCAGCTTGGGGTAGCCTGTTTTTCTGA